The window AGCAGATTGATGATATGTGTTTGGTTTGCTTGGGCCGGGTGTAGTCGATCGATTAGTTGGGTGGCAGTTGCCAAAACATGAGTTTGCGAATGCGTCCGGCGAATTTCGGAAAGTATTCGTCCACAAAATTGTCTTTCCTCAGTGAATTAAAATCGCTGATTGAAATTTCGCTCGGATCCGGACACGGCCACGATTTCAGAATCACGAGTTCGTCGGCATCCAGCACTTCCACTAGTCGCGCTGCAATCGAATCGGTTCTTACCTCCCAAGTATGCGGCAGCGATTCCGGCGGCAGTTGGGGCTCGACTTCGCGCAGGAACTGCTGCACATCGAACACAAACACGGCCGGCGAAACTGCGGCGGCAGCTCGTTCGCGCAGTTCGTGAAAACTCCGCACGAGCGAGAACTCCGGCAAGATTTGCTGTAGCACTTGTGCGGAGATGCTCAGCGTTTCAATGCAGAGCCAGTGGCAGGTTGATTCGCCGAGCTGAAATCGGCTGTCCCAATTGAGAATCGCGTCTGCCAGTTCACCACTTCCCGACAGCAGGATGTGGACCGCCGGATGCTGCGACGCGAGCCAGGCTCGCAGTTGTTCGGGCAGTTTTGGGCGTTCAAGCAGGCTGGCGCCGATCTTGACGACGCGGATTGGCAACCGGCTCATTGGGCGGCGGATTCGCGGGCGAGCACGGCGAGAGCATAAGCCGGCGCGCAGCGGGAATTGAGCGGGCCGATTTCTTTGGTGAGGGAAACGCTCGGCAACGATTCGAGTGAGGTCCCCTCGAGCGCTGCGGCGATCAGAAATTCGCCGTGACCGGAGAGAATCAACTTCGTGGGCTTTTCGGCCATTTGCAGCACGACGCGTTCGATGTTCGAACGCAACAGTTTCGCTTGTGCGGCCGCGGCTTCGGTGGCGAGGGCCACGGCGTCGCGGTGGTTGAATTCTTCTTGATCGGCGGCGATCATCCGCGCGAGTCGCAAGCGAGCATGCGGCTTGGTCGCGGGTCGACGATCGGCTGTGTCGTTGCTTGATGGATCTTCGGGAAGCTTTTCCTGAATCAGATAGGCATCGCGCATCGTGGCGAAGAACTCTTGCACGATCTGGCAAGGCTTGCCGCGGAAACTAGTCGATTGCAGAACCGCGCAAACCGGACTGCGCTCGACTCCGGTGTAAACGAGTTCGCCGGCGAGGAGCCGTTCGGTGTCGGTCTTGCCGAACGCGGCTGGCTTGCCGCCGATGAGGGGAATCACATCGGTCGTCGTCGAGCCAACGTCAATGAGGAGCGCTGGCGACTGACCGGCGAAGCGGGCAGCGAAACTCGCGAGAGCGTGCCAGTTGGCCGCGGCGACCAGCAGCGGCGCGTTGGCGGCGACGACGGGCGTGACCTGTTTGCCGTCGACGCGATAGACGCGGGTGTGACGATTGTCGGAGCCGATGGCCACAGCCTTTAAGATGAACTTGACCCCTTCCGCCTTCGTGGCAAAGCAATCGGCGAGTTCACCGGTCATGGTAACGACGAGGTGATCGCAGGTCGGCGAGTCGCTGATGATCGAGCGAATCTGCTGCGCGAGGGCGTGCGGCTCTCTCCAGAGTTGAAACGGATACGACTCGGCGTAGTCGCTGCCGTTGGCGGCTTTGATGTTCGCGCCGCCGATGTCGAGGGCCAGATAATTTGCGGGCATGTTCGGTTTAAGTACTGGGGACGAGATATTCGAATCGTTGCGGCCGCCACGTGAGCGTGACCGGTTCGCCCAGGGCCCACTGCAGCATCGCCTCCGCCAGGTTTTGCTCGCAAGCCTGCCGCAACACCAGATACGATGTAGTCAGTCGCGGATTTATTTCGATGACCACATCCTGGCTCCCATCTTCGGCTGAACCAAGGACCATGTCGATGCCTAAATAGCCGCGACAGGGAAGAAGCGTTTCGGCGGCTGCTTGGGCGAGTTTTTTGGCGCGCTCGGCGAGTTGTTCGGGAATCGGCGTAGCGCCGCCGAGATAAGTAAAGCGACCGTCATCGCTCAAGC is drawn from Anatilimnocola floriformis and contains these coding sequences:
- a CDS encoding hydantoinase/oxoprolinase family protein; its protein translation is MPANYLALDIGGANIKAANGSDYAESYPFQLWREPHALAQQIRSIISDSPTCDHLVVTMTGELADCFATKAEGVKFILKAVAIGSDNRHTRVYRVDGKQVTPVVAANAPLLVAAANWHALASFAARFAGQSPALLIDVGSTTTDVIPLIGGKPAAFGKTDTERLLAGELVYTGVERSPVCAVLQSTSFRGKPCQIVQEFFATMRDAYLIQEKLPEDPSSNDTADRRPATKPHARLRLARMIAADQEEFNHRDAVALATEAAAAQAKLLRSNIERVVLQMAEKPTKLILSGHGEFLIAAALEGTSLESLPSVSLTKEIGPLNSRCAPAYALAVLARESAAQ